GTATCCCGATTATCGATAGAATCAGGGCGGCGCCAATCAGCTTCCAGTCAAGATTTCGATAGACAATATTCATCTCAGTTTTTTATGGTCTCCCCCATCGCCATAGCTGCCGGCAGGCGTTCCAACAGATAATATTTCATTATTTTTCCTGCCAATGGCGCGGCCACCTCGGAACCATGTCCGGCGTTTTCCACGAGAACGACCACGACTATATCAGCATCATCGGCGGGCGCAAAGGCGGCAAACCAGGAGTGATTGTCACCATGGGGGTTTTGGGCTGTTCCGGTTTTTCCGCCCACAGCATAAAATTTATTTCTCAGGCTGCGCGCGGTGCCATGTTCGCCGGCGACAACCAGCTTCAATGATTCGAGCAATATATCCATTGTCCGCGGTGAAAAAGGAAGCGTATATGCAAGAACCGGTTCGACATCATGTATTTCACCGGTCGGTGCGATAATCTGCTTCAGCAGGTGCGGCTGATTAACGACACCATGATTGGCCAGGCCGCAATAAAATTGCGCCAGTTGCAGCGGCGTTATGGTAAATTCGCCCTGTCCGATAGCCAGGTTAAGAATCAGATATGGCGACCACTTTCTTTTTCCAAATAGATCATCATAATAACCCGATGTCGGCACAATGCCCGCCTTTTCACCGATCAGGTCAATTCCGGTCTTTTCGCCAAAACCGCATTTTCGGGCATAGTCGGCCCAGGCATTGACACCCATTATCTGACCCAACTGATAAAAATAAACGTCGCATGATCGTTCGATGCCACCATACATATTAACTTTACCGTGCCCGCCCGGCTCCCAGCAGCGGAAGAAACGATTGCCGAACTGCATCCCGCCAAAGCAAGGTTTAAGAAGGCTGTTTTCATCGACCAAACCCATTTCGAGAGCCGCTCCGGCCGTAATCAGCTTGGAGGTTGATCCGGGCGGATACAGACCGGCCAATGGCCGGTTGAGCAAAGGATGATTGGCATCCGTGGCGATTCCCTGCCATATATCGGGCGGGACAACGCCGGAAAAGATATTGGGATCAAAATGCGGAAAGGAAGCTATCGCCAGAACGCCGCCCGTCTTCGGATTCATCGCGATGACGGTCCCGCAGCACTGAACGCTGTCGAAATTCCTGACAATAAACTGCTGCAATTCCCTGTCAATAGTAAGGACCAGGTCGCTGCCGGCGATGGCCGGGATTTCCTGTTTTCCCTCATAGGTACCGACTATCTGGCCCATGGCGGAAATTTCAATGTACCTTGTTCCCTCCAGGCCCCGTAACAGCATGTCATATTTTTTTTCAATGCCGCTCTTACCGATCAGACTCCCAAGGCGATATTCCTTCGTTTTTTCTGACTTTATTTCATCGGTGGAAACCTCACCGACATGCCCCAGAAAGGTTTCCGCGGATATACTGTCAGGATACCGCCTGACCGATTCGGCACTATAGGTTATGCCGGGATAATATTGCCCCTTCTCCTCCAAAATCGAAACGGTGTCAATGCCCATGCCCCTCTTAATTGGGGTCGGCATATACCGGCTGACAAAATTGGCCCGGGCTCTTTTCTCGACTTCGCTTGTATCCAATCCCAGAAGCTGTGACAATTTGGGTATGGTAAGCCCGTCCTGCCTTTCAAATGGAACCAGCGATACCGTAAAGGAAAGCCGATTATCAGCCAATATTTCCATATTCCGGTCATAGATCAAACCACGTTTCGGAATCACCGGCTGAACACGAATACGGTTGCTTTCGGATTGCGCTGCAAAGAAGCGATATCTGATTACCTGGTGATAAAATAACGTCCCGATTATCATCAGAACGGCCAGTA
This sequence is a window from candidate division Zixibacteria bacterium HGW-Zixibacteria-1. Protein-coding genes within it:
- the mrdA gene encoding penicillin-binding protein 2, whose protein sequence is MQQSTTTTDTRVKISVTLVILAVLMIIGTLFYHQVIRYRFFAAQSESNRIRVQPVIPKRGLIYDRNMEILADNRLSFTVSLVPFERQDGLTIPKLSQLLGLDTSEVEKRARANFVSRYMPTPIKRGMGIDTVSILEEKGQYYPGITYSAESVRRYPDSISAETFLGHVGEVSTDEIKSEKTKEYRLGSLIGKSGIEKKYDMLLRGLEGTRYIEISAMGQIVGTYEGKQEIPAIAGSDLVLTIDRELQQFIVRNFDSVQCCGTVIAMNPKTGGVLAIASFPHFDPNIFSGVVPPDIWQGIATDANHPLLNRPLAGLYPPGSTSKLITAGAALEMGLVDENSLLKPCFGGMQFGNRFFRCWEPGGHGKVNMYGGIERSCDVYFYQLGQIMGVNAWADYARKCGFGEKTGIDLIGEKAGIVPTSGYYDDLFGKRKWSPYLILNLAIGQGEFTITPLQLAQFYCGLANHGVVNQPHLLKQIIAPTGEIHDVEPVLAYTLPFSPRTMDILLESLKLVVAGEHGTARSLRNKFYAVGGKTGTAQNPHGDNHSWFAAFAPADDADIVVVVLVENAGHGSEVAAPLAGKIMKYYLLERLPAAMAMGETIKN